Genomic window (Podarcis muralis chromosome 9, rPodMur119.hap1.1, whole genome shotgun sequence):
GACAAAAGCTGAAGGTTTGGCATGACCAAGATGGAAGACCTCCATCCTAACACTTTCAAGGGAAAGAAGCCTTTCATAGCCTTAAAATTAATAAGGAACATTTTCCTAATGCTGCTGAAGTAGGGGAACATCCTTGACAAAAGGATTATGGAGACTAGGAAACACACATATATGTTGCTCTTTGGATCATAGATGGCTCATGTCTGGAGTACGCATGGGTGGCAagtcagcaaaaataaaaaataaatcttcagCTGGCCTCTCTTGCCCCCATGGCCATGTAGATTTCCCCTTAGCTAAGCCAAGAAACTCTAAGAGGGAAACAACAGTGAACATCAGATTGGgtactcctttttaaaaatatcctgcTGAAGGAGAACCAAAGTGTTCCTCCCAGTCTGTGGTAAAGCAGCCTTCTGAACCCGTCAACTATGAATCGTTTGCGGGACCATAATAAAGTCAACCGGCTGTGGTTTTCAGATGATCAAGCAGTCACCTGAAAACCAGCAATCGTTTTAGGCATCACCACCACTGAAGGGAAGCCCAAGAAGTGGTTGTACGAGGTGTTCTTTCACACCAAAAATGGAAGGCAACTGTGTACTAGAGCAATAACCACCCTCTTTTTTCAGAAATAGATGTGAGGTAGGTCAGGAGTATTGATGGACACCACCAGCACTTCTACGAGACTGAGAAAAAATAAATGCAGCATTTAGTGCCAAAAGCCAGaattcaaaatacacatttcaacTGAAATATAGTGCAGTTGTTACTGGCACTTTAGGGAAACTATTTTAACACAAACACTTCCATTTGGAGGATCCCATAAGAACAGAACTATGCTAATTTTGTTAGTCCCCCACAAAATACTAGCAGGATGAAACTGAAGCTACTTTGCCACCCAAGCTTTAACTTTTCATTccaggatggggaatctgtagcaCATCAGTTGTCGTtggattccagcttccatcagcctcaaccagcatggccaacgaccagggatgatgggcgttgtagccCAGGAACAGCTGAAGAACAGGTTCCCCACAAAGACTTTAGTTCCACCTCCTTCCAATACTTTCTACCTCTGTGTTTGGTGCTACAAACAACATTTGGAAGCATGGTTCCTATTAACACAgtagttgctgaactacaactcccatcagccccagccagcatggccaatgtgcaGGGATGGTGACctttgtagttcagtaacacctGGAGACCCAAAGGTTCCCAACTCCTGTATTTATGTCAAAAGGACACTGCCGGCTGTTTTTGTTCTTTGAAGGCTATAAAGGATAACTTCCCCTAGTTCTTCTTAAAGAAGCTGAATTTCGAGAACttagtttttttctttaaaaaaaaaaggaaggtgggAGTCAAGAATGCCAAATTGTTAACAGGGAACATTTAGTATAGCAGCTAGCAATAAGCAGCAATCATGTTGGCTATTGGGACTTTCTGGTGCTGATCAAGGAATGTTTCAAGTATCAATAGCTGTGTTCCTTCTCATTCTACCCAGTAGCTTTACTGAGGTTTAGCTAGCCTAAATAGAGGGCATCTGTGCAAAAGTCGcaatcttcttaaaaaaaataaaaatcatatttcTAAGGGTTTCAGGCTCAGTTATTTAAACTGTTAAAaacaggtgtttgtgtgtgtgtgcttttagcaTTCTTCAACAACTGTTTCAATCAAGGAATACAATTTTTTCTTAATCAGACGAAACCCAGGGCTCAGGATAAGAGTACGTTTGATGCCGGAAGTGAAGCAAGCTCTGGGGAAGAAATCCCTGAAACTCGGCCACGAACAGCAGTCCTGTTTGAACACCAGCGTCAGTTCAAAAGTAGGAACGACAGTGGGGTCATAGACAATCTTATCCAGCTTTTTACACACATTCCCTGTTTCTAAGTTGACGTGAATGACACACCCCCTTAAGCCACAAGGCTCAGTGGAAGAGAGACGCAAGACGTCTTGGGCTATCCTCCTGGTGAGCTTCTCAGGGACTAGAACCTTAGAGCAACGCAGTTTAGTCTGTTTTGATTTGCACAGGCAGCTCTCCAGCATTCTAACTAGACTCTGACATTTCTGTTCCTCAAACACCATCTCATTAAAGTTGGGTTCGGGCACTACATAATCCCAGTAGTCAAAATCTGTAAAGGATAGGAGAAGAGGAAAGAGATTCTCAGTTACCAGGCaagaagccagccagccaccacCTGCAGTATCAAATAATTACAGCAAGCCAAGATTTCACATATTATATATAGTGTGTTTGTTGTCCCCCCAAGCTAATGTAAAATAGCAGCTAGGTCTACTGTATCTGCTGCCAACAAGCAACCCCACTTTGACTTCATGCAGAAATAAACAGTTTATCAAATTGCCTTTCCCTTGACAAAGTGGTTACAACAGAAGAGTCATGAAGTGCACTGCAATCAGGATATGGCCCTTTCGCCACTAACAAACATTTGATTATTTACTAAAAAGGAACAGAAGAAGATGTTAgtagaaaaacacacagagatgACATACAAGACTCCTAAGCAAGTGACCCAATCATGCTTTTCTTAATAGATTACATTTGGGCAGGCTGTCAGAAGCTGAGCCAaattgcttcacacacacacacacacacacacacacacacacacacacacaaagcaacttGTTTACCTGTCTAAATTAAACATTGGATGAAAGTTAGGCACAGTTTTCACCACATCTTTTTATGTGGCAAAGAGAATAGCAAGCAAAACTGTAAGGCTGCAATCAATTTGAATTAATATTTTGCTGAGTCcagttggatgaaaagttatttcTCACCTATAGGAATGCTTCAGTTTTGCTAAAAGGTATATGTCAATACATTGCTAATATTTATGTGCAAATTTAGGGATGCAAGCTTCAGTTGCTCTATCCGGTCACTAAGCTGGTGAGGAGGAGGTTTAGTTTTCATCAGTAAACATGCTTGTTTTTCTTGGGGCTATTTTGATTGTGGCAGGATAGTTTTAAAAGGGGATGGAACTTTTAGAAATATTTCAGGTAGTGTTGCAAGAAAGGGCTGAGTGGTAGCTCTTTTACTTCCAATAAGCGCTTAGCCTGCAGATGTCAAATATAACACAGATACTAATCATCTGGAAACTATTGAATTAGTTTGATAGCTCTGCTAAAATCACAACCATTTATTTAGTCCTTATTCATTTTGACTTTCATATTAGGATGCATACTGATAAAGATAGTGCTTAGAAAATGAATTTCATGGCATTATTATTTTGGTAAGCAATAACTTCTCCAGTCCTTGGGTTAAAGGTTCTCTGCAAAATTTTGTGTAGTTTTCTTTTGGTAGAACACATTCCAAGGATCAGCCCTAAAAAAATCAAAGTTGATACCCAgctggtgtaaaaaaaaaaaaaaaaggtatgatTTTTCACCATAGTTGGTGAACACAGCCATGTTGCTGGTTTGCAAATGTCGCCTATTGGTTGTGGTTAGTGTTCAGAACAGTTTATATGGTGAACTCTCCTGGATCAGTCCAATGTAGTACAGCATCATGTCTCctacagtggacaaccagatgctttGGGAAGTCTACAAACAAGCtgggtggatcaggggaatgctgtggtcatagtgtatcttgaattcagtaaggcttttgacaaagtctttTGCAAATTCTtgcaaagaagctggtaaaatgtgggatGAGTAAGGTGGATTTGAAGCTGGTAGGCTGACcaaagtgctcactaatggttcctcatcattctGGAAAAAGAGGCAAGTGGGGTACCTtatggttctgtcctgggcctgttgttgttcaaagtctttataaatgacttggatgaaggaaatgAGGGGTTGTTCATCAAATGTGCAGGTGCCAaagtgccacagaagacagaactggCATtaaagatgaccttaacagattgaagACTTGGGCCCCAACTTTCAACAGGGAGAAATATAAGGTTCTGTACTtatgcaggaagaaccagatgtacAAATATAAGATGTAGGACACCAGGcttaccagtagtacatgtgagaaGGATTGAgggatcttagtagaccacaagcttaacatgagtcaacattgtgatgcagcagcaaaaagggcaatgctgttctaggctgcatcaacagaagcatggTGTCccaatcaaggaaagtaatagtaccactttatactgtcttggtcagaccacacctggagtactgtgtctagttctagtttaagaaggatattgacaagctggaacgtgcatAGAGGAGGGCATCAAGGTCTGGACACcaagaatggttgaaggagctgggtatgtttagcctgtaaaagaagagactgaaaggagataggatagtcatcttcaaacatctcaaagattgtcacatggaagatggagcaagcttgttttctcctgctccggagggtaggacctgaaccaatgaattcaaatttcaagaaaagagattccgactaaacatcaggcagaagcttctgatggtaagagctctttgacagtggaacagactccttagaaaggtggtggactctccttccttggaggtttttaagcagaggttggacgaccatctgtctgcattgcagaggattggactaaatgatcctcagg
Coding sequences:
- the DDIT4L gene encoding DNA damage-inducible transcript 4-like protein, translating into MVASSSLNIKNSACISELIQQRFQPAPVTDFDYWDYVVPEPNFNEMVFEEQKCQSLVRMLESCLCKSKQTKLRCSKVLVPEKLTRRIAQDVLRLSSTEPCGLRGCVIHVNLETGNVCKKLDKIVYDPTVVPTFELTLVFKQDCCSWPSFRDFFPRACFTSGIKRTLILSPGFRLIKKKLYSLIETVVEEC